The following proteins come from a genomic window of Nitrosopumilus sp.:
- a CDS encoding DUF6659 family protein: MDNAEELEKICQKILKLDPMMRSARIINSRGHLVAGGMKKGIFSLEAQKQDEMMFMELALRVRMRREFDHEFGEVHFSMSYREKVIVMSFPLNNDDVLLLSCEKNTDFGKLPFKVLKIIDALKKSPTKTF; this comes from the coding sequence ATGGATAATGCAGAAGAACTTGAAAAAATCTGCCAAAAAATCCTGAAATTAGATCCTATGATGCGTTCAGCCAGAATAATTAACAGCAGGGGTCATCTTGTGGCTGGTGGGATGAAAAAAGGCATCTTTTCACTTGAGGCTCAAAAACAAGATGAAATGATGTTTATGGAACTTGCACTCCGTGTTAGAATGAGACGAGAATTTGATCACGAATTTGGTGAAGTTCATTTCTCAATGTCTTACAGAGAAAAAGTAATTGTAATGAGTTTTCCTCTAAACAATGATGATGTGTTACTCCTATCGTGTGAAAAAAATACTGATTTTGGAAAACTTCCATTTAAAGTTCTTAAAATAATTGACGCACTAAAGAAATCTCCGACAAAAACCTTCTAA
- a CDS encoding TFIIB-type zinc ribbon-containing protein, with protein sequence MLKNTMISGPKCPSCGNKKMVTDQDTGELFCSKCGIVVTDKIADTGAEWRSFSNDETNRTRVGAGTSLTMHDMGLSTVIGAANKDSTGKPLSASVKSSIERLRTWDSRTQAHSSADRNLRQALNEMDKLKDKLALTDAVVEKAAYIYRKAMERKLVRGRSIQGLVAACLYASCRNTETPRTLDDIAKGINIRRKDVARCYRLIFRELELKMPVVDPVKGVSRIASIAELSEKSKRKAIEILNQAKKIGMVAGKDPMGIAAAALYLACISTGEVKSQKDISVASGVTEVTIRNRCAGLRKMLND encoded by the coding sequence ATGCTTAAAAATACAATGATCTCAGGACCAAAATGCCCATCTTGCGGAAATAAAAAAATGGTCACTGATCAAGATACAGGCGAATTATTTTGTAGCAAATGTGGAATTGTAGTTACTGACAAAATTGCAGATACAGGTGCAGAATGGCGTTCATTTTCAAATGATGAGACAAATAGAACCAGAGTAGGAGCAGGAACATCATTAACAATGCATGATATGGGATTATCTACAGTAATTGGTGCGGCTAACAAAGATTCTACAGGAAAGCCATTATCTGCCAGCGTAAAGAGTTCAATTGAAAGACTCAGAACTTGGGATAGTAGAACACAAGCACATTCATCTGCAGACAGAAATCTTAGACAAGCCCTCAATGAAATGGATAAATTAAAAGATAAACTTGCATTAACTGACGCAGTAGTTGAAAAGGCAGCTTATATTTACAGAAAAGCAATGGAGAGAAAACTAGTTCGAGGCCGTTCAATTCAAGGATTAGTTGCAGCATGTCTTTATGCATCATGTAGAAACACGGAAACGCCTAGAACATTAGATGATATCGCAAAAGGAATCAACATAAGAAGAAAAGATGTTGCCAGGTGCTATAGATTAATTTTCAGAGAATTGGAATTGAAAATGCCGGTAGTGGATCCTGTTAAAGGAGTATCTAGAATTGCAAGCATTGCAGAATTAAGTGAGAAAAGCAAACGAAAGGCAATTGAAATTTTAAATCAAGCAAAAAAAATAGGCATGGTTGCAGGAAAAGATCCAATGGGAATTGCAGCAGCAGCGCTTTATCTAGCTTGTATCAGTACAGGGGAAGTAAAATCCCAGAAAGATATCTCTGTAGCATCAGGAGTAACAGAAGTTACCATAAGAAACAGATGTGCAGGATTAAGAAAAATGCTCAATGATTGA
- a CDS encoding poly(R)-hydroxyalkanoic acid synthase subunit PhaE, protein MQPEQTKDKVEISKEMSDQFKHLSLFWTDIMHLMASKPQALTSIGPMRAFASNSKKISTELIEINEDLMEFNKYLTEYYKQLSEAWGVAQKKVNLKAPEVPQDVEQIEAFKRIWIDIFDNDFTELFDSTKFGENYGKLVSKELELTKHWNNISNVILQSVNLPSKEEIDEVYKEIHSLKKRVAKLELELKKREMKKNAK, encoded by the coding sequence ATGCAGCCAGAGCAAACTAAGGACAAAGTGGAAATAAGTAAAGAAATGTCAGATCAATTCAAGCATCTGTCATTATTTTGGACAGACATAATGCACTTAATGGCAAGTAAACCTCAAGCTCTAACATCAATTGGGCCAATGCGAGCATTCGCTTCAAACTCTAAGAAAATTTCAACAGAATTAATCGAAATTAATGAAGATTTAATGGAATTTAACAAATATCTTACAGAATACTATAAACAATTATCAGAAGCTTGGGGAGTTGCTCAAAAAAAAGTAAACCTAAAAGCCCCAGAAGTTCCTCAAGATGTTGAACAAATAGAAGCATTCAAAAGAATATGGATTGACATATTTGATAATGACTTTACAGAATTGTTTGATTCTACAAAGTTTGGAGAGAATTACGGTAAACTCGTATCAAAAGAACTTGAATTAACCAAGCATTGGAATAACATATCAAATGTGATTTTGCAATCAGTTAATCTACCAAGTAAGGAAGAAATAGACGAGGTATACAAAGAAATTCATTCATTAAAAAAAAGAGTTGCAAAATTAGAATTAGAATTAAAGAAAAGGGAGATGAAGAAAAATGCAAAGTGA
- a CDS encoding phosphoribosyltransferase, translating to MTLKQNVDWNEIESLVNILSKKIAKLPRTFSTITTISRGGLIPSRLLADQLGIEKILVDKNKISSDSLFVDDIFDTGDTFNNIIPKVDNTSKLVFATLFARRGKKYPPQLIYAKKTNNSAYVVFPWDRFEFKRSQN from the coding sequence ATGACTTTAAAACAAAATGTAGATTGGAATGAAATAGAATCATTGGTGAATATACTTTCAAAAAAAATCGCAAAACTACCTCGTACTTTTTCTACAATCACTACTATTAGTAGAGGTGGATTAATCCCTTCCAGATTATTGGCAGATCAACTTGGGATTGAAAAGATTCTAGTTGATAAAAACAAAATTTCGTCTGATTCCCTATTTGTTGACGATATTTTCGATACTGGTGATACATTTAACAATATTATTCCAAAGGTGGATAATACATCAAAACTTGTTTTTGCAACATTATTTGCAAGACGTGGAAAAAAATATCCGCCACAGTTAATCTATGCTAAAAAGACAAATAATTCTGCATATGTTGTTTTTCCTTGGGATAGATTTGAGTTTAAACGATCACAGAATTAA